Proteins found in one Lachancea thermotolerans CBS 6340 chromosome C complete sequence genomic segment:
- the PML39 gene encoding Pml39p (weakly similar to uniprot|Q03760 Saccharomyces cerevisiae YML107C Protein of unknown function green fluorescent protein (GFP)-fusion protein localizes to the nuclear periphery), producing the protein MDDALLARFEAAKRKIDAPAVPWQALRPRNRASHIVNKYKYASRAHGVERNAYLTENELQGRRLYEKRSAGASGLSSRQEFMQAVRELVQVTRHSTVLWNSQRVNVVQMASKGWHVHKVQKGGSHGAALHCKNCRGSFYLELDDYLESEQLEARFNALLTERHVPGCYWRSKTYNLAHNYYLTDVSLYLEFERINKELGKYKDSGVMPDVPHNDDTIALARTFGASGVSLGPLALALRGYTSIDSEIAECTGCFRRTFVATLREPNANNHASWCKFADEQLLIKMLLKHLKPQKNSSIGDRLQDLESRLHGL; encoded by the coding sequence ATGGATGATGCTTTGTTAGCGcgttttgaagctgctaagCGCAAGATAGATGCTCCTGCGGTCCCTTGGCAAGCCCTGAGGCCAAGAAATAGGGCATCCCACATTGTGAACAAGTATAAGTACGCATCGCGGGCCCATGGCGTGGAGCGGAATGCGTATCTGACCGAGAACGAACTCCAGGGACGCAGGCTTTACGAAAAGCGGAGCGCAGGCGCAAGTGGCTTGTCGTCGCGGCAGGAGTTTATGCAGGCGGTGAGAGAGCTGGTGCAGGTCACTAGACACAGCACAGTATTGTGGAACTCCCAGCGGGTTAACGTGGTGCAAATGGCTTCGAAGGGGTGGCACGTTCACAAGGTGCAGAAGGGAGGGTCGCACGGCGCTGCTTTGCACTGCAAGAACTGCCGTGGCTCATTCTACTTGGAGTTAGACGACTACCTAGAGTCCGAGCAGCTGGAGGCTAGGTTCAATGCGCTATTAACTGAAAGACACGTTCCCGGCTGCTATTGGAGGAGCAAGACTTACAATCTCGCCCATAATTACTACCTCACGGACGTGAGTTTGTATCTCGAATTCGAAAGAATCAATAAGGAGCTCGGAAAATACAAGGACTCAGGCGTTATGCCCGATGTGCCGCACAACGACGACACTATCGCGCTTGCACGTACTTTTGGGGCTTCGGGTGTGTCTTTGGGACCTCTTGCTCTTGCACTGAGAGGCTACACATCCATCGATAGCGAGATAGCTGAATGCACAGGATGTTTTCGAAGGACTTTCGTGGCCACGCTGAGGGAGCCCAATGCTAACAACCATGCATCGTGGTGCAAGTTCGCAGATGAGCAGCTCTTGATTAAGATGCTCCTCAAGCACTTGAAGCCccaaaaaaacagcagtATTGGCGACAGGCTTCAAGACTTGGAGTCGCGTTTGCACGGCTTGTAA
- the BUL2 gene encoding ubiquitin-ubiquitin ligase BUL2 (similar to uniprot|Q03758 Saccharomyces cerevisiae YML111W BUL2 Component of the Rsp5p E3- ubiquitin ligase complex involved in intracellular amino acid permease sorting functions in heat shock element mediated gene expression essential for growth in stress conditions functional homolog of BUL1) has translation MHNERRPRFELGKQDPSTGRGRSSSPSLFFKSSSSSNLLRLRKAHSPSKEPRSTSSSRATLDSLVCNKEQNSASSSSSNMMVDVLPSFELYNTLHRHIPQGNVNPDLHDYPPTYQEVQSRAPTLTPDSHETTTVANASSTSVDSTAHGGRSSISGDQLLNLEALSTLHEPIQDDLGDSDNIYIDKLYSLPKLTTPIEISIRVTKEPAVADRKVDDESILKEYTSGDIIHGYVVIENRSTQRQKFEMFYVTLEGRATSVDRECGKRTVKRFLRMVDISASWSYSNIDVSNGVSYVPGRRDFENCVIGLNNNRVLEPHVRYKKYFMFKLPTHLLDVSCKHQQFSHCLVPPAFGIDVTKASGKYSSIKVNPMLGYGHLGTKGSPILTNDLSTEDVSINYTIDTKVVGKDSKSKKLNILKEREYNLRFIPFGFCRPFSGERAPLNQLQDMSKLIQERIEALKKVFKRLDTNECITSEDLHNTDISGTAVDPTDVDSEDIMRRKLDQLYVSNRVDPVCSSFPLRSSKINKDKDKKVEVEFKYNYKDKQKSANKLKKGIFGSFGPSTQSHSTQPTSSNKSGIIIITSKIPKRGLPYVEPSLLKKTNKLESKSEQNQENWYNLQASLPDKEKEILSSFDIGLRCIQANNCKSHLPPQIQTVTTELICITAKSINSIPIKLNADLLLKKERLDDIQKVFKAFKAEMVELKAKFDENFEQLNELFSKSRRSSIHQELKFTDFLSEQLMTNIESICTLRTDVRSLHNIFKKQSQTLENDDKISDSAPNKSASTASILSNTFSGSSSNSSVHTSTAEKLKNQLLHEWVKTGDGEYERTVTVNLHMNDDIKETLIPTFESCLISRLYCIRVNIKFEGQLGVATVDVPVQIRMLEP, from the coding sequence ATGCACAATGAAAGAAGGCCTCGATTCGAGCTGGGAAAGCAAGATCCATCTACTGGTAGAGGCAGATCTTCTTCCCCTtcgcttttcttcaaaagctcttcctcatccAACCTTTTGAGGCTTAGGAAGGCCCACTCGCCAAGTAAGGAACCCAGAAGCACGTCGTCGTCGCGTGCCACGCTCGACTCTCTCGTCTGCAACAAGGAACAAAACTCtgccagctcttcctcgaGTAATATGATGGTAGATGTCCTTCCATCCTTCGAGCTCTACAACACCTTGCATAGGCACATCCCTCAAGGTAACGTGAATCCCGATCTGCACGATTACCCACCAACATACCAGGAGGTGCAATCTCGTGCACCCACTTTGACCCCAGATTCACATGAGACAACTACGGTCGCGAATGCTTCCTCGACATCTGTGGATAGTACCGCACATGGAGGTCGCAGCTCTATATCAGGAgatcagcttttgaatctcGAAGCTTTAAGCACTTTGCATGAGCCCATTCAGGATGATTTGGGTGACTCTGACAATATCTACATTGACAAACTCTACTCGCTCCCCAAGCTCACGACCCCAATCGAGATCAGCATCCGCGTAACAAAGGAACCTGCCGTGGCTGATAGGAAGGTGGATGATGAATcgatcttgaaagagtaTACTTCGGGGGACATTATTCATGGCTATGTTGTGATTGAGAATAGGTCAACTCAGcgtcaaaagtttgaaatgTTTTATGTGACATTAGAAGGACGCGCAACTTCTGTGGACAGAGAATGCGGTAAACGTACGGTTAAGAGGTTCTTGAGAATGGTTGATATCAGTGCTAGCTGGTCCTATTCTAACATCGACGTTTCAAACGGCGTGAGCTATGTTCCGGGCCGAAGAGATTTCGAGAACTGTGTCATTGGACTCAACAACAATAGGGTGCTGGAACCTCATGTTAGATACAAAAAGTATTTCATGTTCAAGCTCCCTACTCATTTGTTAGATGTCTCTTGTAAACATCAACAATTCTCACACTGCCTAGTCCCGCCTGCTTTTGGTATTGACGTCACCAAGGCTAGTGGAAAGTACTCGAGCATAAAGGTTAACCCCATGCTGGGATACGGCCATCTGGGGACCAAAGGTTCGCCCATTCTCACAAACGATTTATCGACTGAGGACGTGTCGATCAACTATACCATCGACACAAAAGTTGTGGGGAAAGACTCTAAAAGCAAGAAActcaacattttgaaggaacGCGAGTATAATCTTCGATTCATACCATTCGGGTTTTGCCGACCTTTCTCCGGAGAGAGGGCGCCACTCAACCAACTCCAAGACATGTCAAAACTCATTCAGGAGAGAAtcgaagctttgaaaaaggtttTCAAACGGCTAGACACAAATGAATGCATCACAAGCGAGGATCTTCATAATACAGACATAAGTGGAACAGCAGTTGATCCCACAGATGTTGACTCCGAAGATATAATGAGACGTAAGCTAGACCAGCTATACGTTAGCAACCGCGTCGATCCCGTTTGTTCCTCTTTTCCACTAAGAAGCTCTAAAATcaacaaagacaaggaCAAAAAGGTGGAGGTAGAGTTCAAATACAACTACAAAGACAAGCAGAAATCTGCCAACAAACTAAAAAAGGGAATATTTGGCAGCTTTGGACCATCTACCCAATCACATTCTACACAACCAACATCTTCCAATAAATCAGGCATCATCATCATAACCTCAAAAATACCCAAAAGAGGTCTCCCCTACGTGGAGCCATCCCTACTCAAAAAGACAAATAAACTGGAGAGCAAGAGCGAACagaatcaagaaaattggTACAACCTTCAGGCTTCCCTGCCTGATAAAGAAAAGGAAATCTTATCCAGCTTCGACATAGGCCTAAGGTGCATCCAAGCCAACAACTGCAAATCCCACCTTCCCCCACAGATCCAAACAGTCACTACTGAACTCATTTGTATCACAGCAAAGTCAATAAACTCAATTCCAATTAAGCTAAATGCTgatttgttgttgaagaaagaaagGTTGGATGACATTCAAAAGGTGTTCAAGGCTTTCAAGGCCGAGATGGTTGAATTGAAGGCAAAGTTTgatgaaaattttgagcagctgAACGAGCTATTCAGCAagtcaagaagatcaagtaTTCATCAGGAGCTTAAATTTACTGACTTTTTGTCTGAACAGCTCATGACTAATATTGAGAGTATATGCACACTGCGTACTGACGTTAGATCTTTACACAACatattcaagaagcagtCACAAACTCTGGAGAACGACGACAAAATCAGCGACTCGGCGCCCAATAAAAGCGCGAGTACTGCCAGCATTTTATCGAACACATTTAGCGGTTCTTCGTCGAACAGTAGCGTTCACACTTCGACCGCcgagaaactcaaaaaccAACTGCTTCACGAGTGGGTGAAGACTGGTGATGGGGAATACGAAAGAACTGTCACCGTTAACCTCCATATGAACGATGATATCAAGGAAACATTGATTCCAACATTTGAAAGTTGCTTGATTTCAAGACTGTATTGCATACGGGTAAACATCAAATTTGAGGGTCAATTAGGGGTTGCGACCGTTGATGTACCTGTTCAGATTAGAATGTTAGAGCCATGA
- the SCS7 gene encoding fatty acid alpha-hydroxylase (highly similar to uniprot|Q03529 Saccharomyces cerevisiae YMR272C SCS7 Required for the hydroxylation of the very long chain fatty acid (VLCFA) located in the endoplasmic reticulum desaturase/hydroxylase enzyme), which translates to METKTLPLYSQSQLEQHNTRDDCWVSLHHRKIYNVTSFLDEHPGGAELIEEYAGKDVTEIMKDGPTHEHSYVAYEVLDEEYHVGYLATPEEEKKLLGNPEHPVEVKLEEDYDSTVFVPEVPPEEKLSIVTDYTKDYGRHKFLDLNRPLLMQMLTSDFSKEFYLDQVHRPRHYGRGSAPLFGNFLEPLSKTAWYVIPLVWFPVVVYHMYTALQNMNNVLAVFLFCLGVFVWTLIEYGLHRFLFHLDFYLPRNQVAYTVHFLLHGVHHYLPMDRYRLVMPPTLFVVLCTPFYKLVFALLPKYWACAGFAGGMFGYMCYDLTHYFLHHAKLPSYMRKLKKYHMEHHYKNYELGFGVTSWFWDKVFGTYLGDNAPLSQMKFD; encoded by the coding sequence ATGGAGACTAAAACACTGCCGCTTTACTCTCAGAGTCAGCTTGAGCAACACAACACTCGCGATGACTGTTGGGTCTCGCTGCATCACCGCAAGATCTACAACGTAACCTCGTTCCTCGACGAACACCCTGGTGGTGCAGAGCTGATCGAGGAGTACGCCGGCAAGGACGTGACCGAGATCATGAAGGATGGCCCCACCCACGAGCATTCTTACGTGGCGTACGAAGTGCTTGACGAAGAGTATCACGTGGGATACCTGGCCACGCCGgaagaggagaagaagctgctgggCAACCCTGAGCACCCGGTCGAGGTCAAGCTCGAGGAGGACTACGACTCGACCGTCTTCGTGCCCGAGGTCCCTCCCGAGGAGAAGCTTAGTATCGTTACCGACTACACCAAGGACTATGGCCGCcacaagttcttggatctTAACCGCCCGCTGCTCATGCAGATGCTAACTTCAGACTTCAGTAAGGAGTTCTACCTGGACCAGGTGCACCGTCCTCGCCACTACGGTCGCGGCTCTGCCCCACTTTTCGGCAACTTTTTGGAACCTCTCTCCAAGACCGCGTGGTACGTGATCCCACTAGTCTGGTTCCCTGTCGTGGTTTATCACATGTACACTGCACTGCAGAACATGAACAACGTGCTGGCCGTGTTTCTGTTCTGCCTGGGAGTGTTCGTGTGGACCCTCATCGAGTACGGATTGCACCGCTTTCTGTTCCACTTGGACTTCTACTTGCCTAGGAACCAGGTCGCATACACCGTGCACTTCCTTCTCCATGGTGTCCACCACTATTTGCCTATGGACCGCTACAGACTGGTGATGCCTCCAACTCTTTTCGTCGTGCTGTGCACACCTTTCTACAAGTTGGTATTCGCGCTTTTGCCTAAGTACTGGGCTTGCGCTGGCTTCGCGGGCGGCATGTTCGGCTACATGTGCTACGATCTGACCCACTACTTCTTGCACCACGCGAAGTTGCCCAGCTACATGCGTaagctgaagaagtacCACATGGAGCACCACTACAAAAATTACGAATTAGGATTTGGTGTTACCTCGTGGTTCTGGGACAAGGTATTTGGCACCTACCTGGGTGACAACGCTCCTTTGTCGCAAATGAAGTTTGACTGA
- a CDS encoding uncharacterized protein (similar to uniprot|Q03759 Saccharomyces cerevisiae YML108W defines a new subfamily of the split beta-alpha-beta sandwiches.): MSDERNYRMLVLVEDVLEQAGEKNEQETKGEGAPKATHEFVDELILPFEIDDMDKLNEWFDKFDADICIPNEGFIKYEISSDGLVVLLLDRSKEDVVAQVRKFVEAESGDEIN; encoded by the coding sequence ATGTCGGACGAGCGCAATTACCGCATGTTGGTTTTGGTCGAGGATGTGTTGGAGCAAGCTGGAGAGAAAAACGAACAAGAAACGAAGGGCGAGGGCGCCCCAAAGGCCACTCACGAGTTCGTCGATGAGCTGATACTGCCCTTTGAAATTGACGACATGGACAAGCTGAACGAATGGTTTGACAAATTCGATGCAGACATTTGCATTCCCAATGAGGGCTTTATCAAATACGAGATCAGCAGTGACGGGCTCGTGGTGTTGTTGCTGGACAGGTCGAAAGAAGACGTGGTAGCGCAGGTGCGCAAGTTTGTAGAAGCCGAGTCAGGCGACGAGATAAACTAG
- a CDS encoding KLTH0C04048p (similar to uniprot|P54786 Saccharomyces cerevisiae YML109W ZDS2 Protein that interacts with silencing proteins at the telomere involved in transcriptional silencing paralog of Zds1p): protein MSVVSQKQENQALKVGDVQGRGSNKGSEQPGRSEKRKSEVLIAAQSLDSELQHVKNLKRISIGSMDMLIDPEMEFRVSPSPSQPAPTTDTSHDQQLYNSHSDHDSDDDLSYVNDSIDITSTEYLQESEGTGFESLGSSSNDADCGKRTLSGVRRGGLSGKTRMNNNLSAKDEESVTHNLLWVPANQHPNIKPENYLELVQDTLHTLKIEPDNEGSVEGGNDEKIVHAPAAASANLPPSNQLRSGLNSLVRRPSGLRKSFTELEDLLLQEAQDTSGGDENAELPSADKMPSVRPRIGSRSSSLKDITEELTRISNRAGFTDGDAVSLARTLSMASSYYTDEDGESVGSPEKKPEKEYASSMLTKNGLAIPARSSLRRSKFNTYRIRNTSGGSTAPSNLRSPSAEHNELDRSPIRVDQKNAQLQSPTSVNDFNEIYDHYRQSSFDSSLGAYPHEHQNAHTSNFHSIASKRPKDDTLLDSESSLHDLHKGSLNKALDDEQQASFRGHVEATNNDEKDDHKHASSQAPRKKSGWSWFGKKSSKDQESSPEHTQRVSSDFLGVSSSAKPTNVPTEKINHSRHRHYSIDDTANSSTESTTSNTVSSSQSPTKKQRKEKKFIQLFKRNRTTSTNGREKDDGPSISEKLQSSNAVKVLKTRTSSTNLRKNRLSPKKTRLSGDGRRESVKEDFGSTQDYKVVREEKEPLAKLQPSVSLTPKSRPPLTQDKPKQNNVGEDLRLNNQDKHRADSVLDSDSEPELEADEEAGPRTDAIHEGITESNTQAEADTVTAYAPEETAAASADDSFTKSQEPNAPELQAPAAGGYVLPPRKLAFSDVIKPERPNAPMKFSDSSFGFPLPPLTVSTVVMIDHRLPINVERAIYRLSHLKLGDPKRELRQQVILSNFMYAYLNLVNHSLYLQQLDEEGPTGVDAAGMDGMTASL, encoded by the coding sequence ATGTCTGTTGTGAGccaaaagcaagagaaTCAGGCGCTCAAAGTGGGCGATGTTCAAGGCAGGGGCAGTAACAAAGGGTCTGAACAGCCAGGACGCTCTGAAAAGCGCAAGTCAGAGGTACTAATCGCAGCACAATCATTGGATTCCGAGTTGCAACATgtgaagaatttgaagagaataTCTATTGGGTCGATGGATATGCTTATAGACCCTGAGATGGAATTTCGTGTGAGTCCTTCTCCCTCTCAACCTGCGCCAACCACAGATACCTCTCACGATCAGCAACTTTACAACAGCCACAGTGACCACGACTCCGATGACGACCTTTCTTACGTTAACGACAGCATAGATATAACAAGCACGGAATaccttcaagaaagcgaAGGAACGGGGTTTGAGTCTTTGGGCTCGTCTTCGAACGACGCCGATTGCGGCAAACGAACCCTTAGCGGAGTGCGAAGGGGCGGTCTGTCTGGTAAAACTCGCATGAACAATAATTTATCGGCCAAGGACGAAGAGTCCGTTACTCATAATCTTCTTTGGGTCCCCGCAAATCAGCACCCGAACATCAAACCCGAGAACTATCTCGAACTGGTCCAAGATACACTGCATACTCTAAAGATAGAACCTGATAATGAAGGCTCTGTTGAAGGAGGAAACGATGAAAAAATTGTGCATGCTCCTGCAGCAGCCAGCGCCAACCTGCCTCCTTCTAACCAACTGCGCTCAGGCCTCAATTCGTTGGTGCGAAGACCGTCCGGGTTGCGCAAGTCATTTACAGAACTCGAGGACCTACtgcttcaagaagctcaggATACAAGTGGAGGTGACGAAAATGCGGAGCTTCCTTCCGCAGATAAAATGCCTTCTGTGAGACCCCGGATCGGTTCGAGAAGTTCATCCCTGAAAGATATAACTGAGGAGCTCACTCGTATTTCAAACAGGGCAGGTTTCACAGACGGTGACGCTGTGTCGCTGGCTAGAACTCTAAGCATGGCCAGCTCTTACTATACCGACGAAGATGGCGAGTCTGTTGGCAGTCCTGAAAAGAAGCCGGAAAAAGAGTATGCTTCGAGTATGCTCACAAAGAATGGATTGGCTATTCCAGCACGATCTTCGCTGAGACGCAGTAAGTTCAACACCTACAGAATTAGAAATACAAGTGGTGGCAGCACGGCTCCATCTAACTTACGGTCGCCATCGGCTGAACATAATGAACTTGATCGGTCTCCCATTCGAGTCGACCAGAAAAACGCTCAACTACAGTCTCCAACGTCTGTAAATGACTTTAACGAAATATACGACCATTATCGTCAAAGCAGTTTTGATAGTTCTTTAGGTGCATACCCGCATGAACATCAAAACGCCCACACATCCAATTTTCACAGCATAGCTTCGAAACGTCCAAAGGACGACACATTACTTGATTCTGAGTCAAGCCTACACGATTTGCACAAAGGCAGCCTTAATAAGGCTCTCGACGATGAGCAACAAGCTAGTTTTAGAGGGCATGTTGAGGCAACCAATaatgatgaaaaagacGATCACAAGCATGCCAGTTCTCAGGCTCcacgcaaaaaaagcggTTGGAGTTGGTTTGGTAAGAAAAGTAGTAAGGATCAAGAGAGCTCTCCTGAACACACACAAAGGGTTTCTAGTGACTTCTTAGGTGTTAGCAGCAGTGCTAAACCTACCAATGTTCCCACAGAAAAAATCAACCATTCACGTCATAGACACTATTCGATTGATGATACTGCGAACTCTTCCACAGAATCAACTACGAGCAACACAGTGTCATCTTCACAATCTCCTACGAAGAAGCAGagaaaggagaagaagtttATCCAGCTGTTCAAGCGCAATAGAACCACTTCCACGAACGGACGTGAAAAGGATGACGGTCCGAGTATATCCGAAAAATTACAGAGCAGCAATGCCGTGAAGGTCCTCAAAACTCGGACTTCGTCGACCAACCTGAGAAAGAACCGCCTGAGTCCTAAAAAGACAAGGCTTTCGGGTGACGGGAGACGTGAATCAGTTAAGGAAGACTTTGGATCTACCCAAGACTATAAAGTGGTTCgggaagagaaagagccTCTTGCCAAGCTACAACCCTCGGTATCTTTAACTCCAAAGTCAAGGCCTCCTCTAACTCAGGACAAACCCAAACAAAATAACGTAGGAGAAGATCTTAGATTGAACAATCAAGATAAACATAGAGCGGACTCGGTGCTGGACTCGGATTCCGAGCCCGAGCTTGAAGCTGACGAAGAGGCTGGGCCAAGGACGGACGCGATACATGAAGGAATCACGGAAAGCAATACACAAGCGGAGGCTGATACCGTCACTGCTTATGCGCCCGAGGAAACCGCTGCAGCAAGTGCAGATGATTCATTCACAAAGTCCCAGGAGCCCAATGCTCCAGAACTGCAGGCTCCGGCGGCAGGCGGTTACGTTTTACCTCCCAGAAAGCTCGCGTTTAGTGACGTGATAAAGCCAGAGCGTCCCAACGCGCCTATGAAGTTTAGTGACAGCTCATTCGGTTTCCCGCTACCGCCGCTGACAGTCTCCACTGTAGTTATGATTGACCACCGCTTACCGATCAATGTTGAGAGAGCAATCTACAGGCTCAGTCACTTGAAACTGGGCGATCCAAAGAGAGAACTGCGCCAACAAGTCATCTTAAGCAATTTCATGTATGCCTACCTGAATCTCGTGAACCACAGCCTCTATCTACAGcaacttgatgaagaaggccCCACAGGTGTGGACGCGGCTGGGATGGATGGTATGACAGCGTCTCTCTGA
- a CDS encoding KLTH0C04158p (highly similar to uniprot|P13298 Saccharomyces cerevisiae YML106W URA5 Fifth step in pyrimidine biosynthesis pathway Orotate phosphoribosyltransferase 1) — MPAVLEDYQKNFLDLALESQALKFGTFTLKSGRQSPYFFNLGQFNTGKLLSNLATAYAIAIIQSDLKFDVVFGPAYKGIPLAAIVCVKLAEIGGTKFQNVQYSFNRKEAKDHGEGGTIVGASLEEQRVLIIDDVMTAGTAINEAFQIIAQNKGNVVGTIVSLDRQEVLSTESKEPLSATQAVTQKHGIPVLSIVTLADIISYLDGKIPAEEKRKMEEYLQIYGV; from the coding sequence ATGCCCGCAGTTTTGGAGGACTACCAAAAGAACTTCCTGGACCTGGCTCTGGAGAGCCAGGCTTTGAAGTTCGGCACATTCACACTGAAGTCTGGCAGACAGTCGCCatacttcttcaacctgGGCCAGTTTAACACCGGTAAGCTGCTTTCGAACTTGGCCACCGCGTACGCGATCGCCATCATCCAGTCAGACTTGAAGTTCGACGTGGTATTCGGCCCCGCTTACAAGGGTATTCCGCTAGCGGCGATTGTGTGCGTGAAGCTGGCCGAGATTGGCGGCACCAAGTTCCAGAACGTGCAGTACTCGTTCAACCGTAAAGAAGCTAAGGACCACGGTGAGGGCGGCACGATTGTTGGCGCCTCGCTTGAGGAGCAGAGAGTGCTAATCATTGACGACGTTATGACCGCAGGTACTGCCATCAACGAGGCCTTTCAGATTATCGCGCAGAACAAGGGGAATGTCGTGGGCACCATCGTGTCTCTCGACAGACAGGAAGTACTGAGCACCGAGTCCAAGGAGCCTCTCAGTGCAACCCAGGCTGTGACCCAGAAGCACGGGATCCCAGTGCTGAGCATCGTCACCCTCGCCGACATCATAAGTTACCTCGACGGTAAGATCCCGGCCGAggagaagagaaagatgGAAGAGTACTTACAGATCTACGGTGTCTAG
- the RCE1 gene encoding CAAX prenyl protease (similar to uniprot|Q03530 Saccharomyces cerevisiae YMR274C RCE1 Type II CAAX prenyl protease) gives MALAPLLISLYVSVSYVAAIHLWSKKVTDYKIRRDDPKVIKTRMRRVVLATVVNLALVPFLNSQFSTRGTSFKEGVLELGLIPGVYSGTNVVFDFHSFLVDSGCAFKLACILYCGPLLDNVLYYVLVPGVSLREAVQDIKNELCDIWGVRNYVFGPITEELFYTSMLVNSFLLTSRDDVTYSTVLLLPPLFFGLAHLHHGWEMYTLGIYSVTQVVSTALLQMTYTTLFGIFTNFVYIRTGRNFWCCCLLHSFANYMGLPKMSELRDQLEAHHPSPTSALFCKLWKWSYVALLFIGIIGFKNNLWGLTDSKHAIEL, from the coding sequence ATGGCTCTGGCACCGCTACTCATTTCACTCTACGTGTCAGTTTCGTATGTTGCTGCAATCCATTTGTGGTCCAAGAAGGTGACCGACTACAAAATACGGCGCGATGATCCTAAGGTGATTAAAACGAGAATGCGCCGCGTGGTTTTGGCGACTGTCGTGAATTTGGCACTTGtcccatttttgaactcgCAGTTCTCGACACGAGGCacatctttcaaagagggCGTCTTGGAGTTGGGACTGATTCCTGGTGTGTACAGCGGAACTAATGTTGTGTTCGACTTCCACTCTTTTCTCGTGGACAGTGGGTGTGCATTCAAATTGGCCTGTATCTTGTATTGCGGGCCGCTCCTGGATAACGTTTTATACTACGTACTGGTTCCAGGCGTCTCCTTGAGGGAGGCCGTtcaagacatcaaaaacgagcTTTGCGATATTTGGGGCGTACGCAACTACGTTTTTGGACCCATTACAGAGGAATTGTTCTACACTTCCATGCTTGtgaacagctttttgcTCACATCTCGAGACGACGTGACATACAGTACTGTGTTACTATTGCCACCTTTGTTTTTTGGGCTAGCGCATCTTCACCATGGATGGGAAATGTACACTCTGGGGATATACTCGGTGACGCAAGTTGTGTCTACGGCGCTCCTTCAGATGACATACACTACTCTTTTTGGGATATTCACAAACTTTGTATACATCAGAACGGGTAGAAACTTCTGGTGCTGCTGTCTACTGCACTCGTTTGCTAACTACATGGGACTGCCAAAGATGTCTGAGCTACGCGACCAACTTGAGGCGCATCATCCCTCGCCAACAAGCGCGCTATTCTGCAAGCTTTGGAAGTGGAGCTACGTGGCGCTGTTGTTCATCGGAATCATaggtttcaagaacaatttGTGGGGCTTAACGGATAGTAAACATGCAATTGAGCTGTAG